One genomic segment of Amycolatopsis sp. WQ 127309 includes these proteins:
- a CDS encoding SRPBCC family protein: MTEVSRMVDAPPESVFAVLADGWSYGGWVVGSSHIRVVDEDWPAVGARIHHSVGLWPLQIEDESTVVVMEPDQLLLLHAKAWLFGTAAVEIALLPRDGGTRTLVRMREHAVRGPGKLLPERVQGWLLRPRNKESLARLADIAVGRRATSRS, translated from the coding sequence GTGACCGAAGTCAGCCGGATGGTCGACGCACCACCGGAATCCGTTTTCGCCGTGCTCGCCGACGGGTGGTCCTACGGCGGGTGGGTCGTCGGCAGCTCGCACATCCGGGTCGTCGACGAGGACTGGCCCGCCGTCGGCGCCCGGATCCACCACAGTGTCGGGCTGTGGCCGCTCCAGATCGAGGACGAATCGACGGTGGTCGTGATGGAGCCGGACCAGCTGCTTTTGTTGCACGCCAAGGCGTGGCTGTTCGGCACCGCGGCGGTCGAGATCGCGCTCCTCCCGCGAGACGGCGGGACGCGGACCCTGGTCAGGATGCGTGAGCACGCCGTCCGCGGGCCGGGTAAGCTGCTGCCGGAGAGAGTGCAAGGATGGCTGCTTCGCCCGCGCAACAAGGAATCGCTGGCCCGGCTGGCCGACATCGCGGTCGGCCGGCGCGCCACTTCCCGGTCCTAG
- a CDS encoding STAS domain-containing protein — MARSFTINNTDGRSLLDVTSRHPRPGAAVVTVRGDIDLVTAPRLADELNALCRTPLYLVLVDLSGVGFLSACGITVLLTLERHCREASIELTLVSSPAVRRVLERLDLTELFGMTEVVRLIPAQHSRS, encoded by the coding sequence ATGGCTCGTTCTTTCACCATCAACAACACCGACGGTCGTTCGTTGCTGGACGTGACGTCCCGTCATCCGCGTCCCGGTGCGGCGGTCGTGACCGTCCGCGGGGACATCGACCTGGTCACCGCGCCCCGGTTGGCCGACGAGCTGAACGCACTCTGCCGGACACCGCTGTACCTGGTGCTCGTCGATCTGAGCGGGGTGGGTTTCCTGTCCGCGTGCGGCATCACGGTGTTGCTCACCTTGGAGCGGCACTGCCGGGAGGCGTCGATCGAGCTGACCCTGGTTTCCTCACCGGCGGTCCGGCGGGTCCTCGAGCGGCTGGACTTGACCGAGCTGTTCGGGATGACGGAGGTGGTCCGGCTCATCCCGGCGCAGCATTCACGTTCCTAG
- a CDS encoding DUF6480 family protein, giving the protein MTAPGPEPDDVPGLEPGGSVQPGDTPPDAGQTSGLSHPQPMPSRTIPVLALVIIGLMVAGAAAFFLLRAFDLFG; this is encoded by the coding sequence GTGACGGCGCCGGGGCCGGAGCCCGACGACGTGCCGGGTCTGGAGCCGGGCGGCTCGGTGCAGCCGGGAGACACCCCACCCGACGCCGGGCAGACGTCGGGGCTGTCGCATCCGCAGCCGATGCCGTCGCGGACGATCCCCGTGCTCGCGCTCGTGATCATCGGCCTGATGGTGGCCGGGGCGGCCGCGTTCTTCCTGCTGCGGGCCTTCGACCTGTTCGGCTGA